From the Zymoseptoria tritici IPO323 chromosome 2, whole genome shotgun sequence genome, the window GCTCCATCAACCGACCAACGGCACCCATCGAAGTCTCAAGCGTCGTCCAACTCTCCACCAACTTCAGCAGCGTCGAACTCACAACTAGCATACTATTCAGAGCAATACCGATTTGTGCTCCGCTGACAGTTTCCCGAAGCGAGACGGCCATGGAAACCACGCCGATTGCGATGGAGCCAGAGAGTAAGTCGAGGATTAGGTTGAGCCAGCgctggaggtcgaggagggcTAGTTCAGGCCGCTGAGCGGTATCGATTGCTTTTATGTTGGCCCGCCGTGCTGCGTTGGTCCAGTCGAAGGCGCGGATCGTTTCGATGCCTTCGACCTGTCGTGGTGGGATAGTCAGCTTTTGATCTTGGTTCCTGCGAGAGTTGATGGCGAGTATCTTACGGTCTCCGAGAAGTTCGAAGTGACTGCAGCTTTAGCTTCCAGTTCCAGAGCTCGCAGCTGGCGAGATGTCTGGAGGTAAGCTCTCTGGATGTAGTATACAACCGGCATGCATGCAAGTAGGGAGAACGTGAGCCAGGTCCCGGTTGTGCTTAGCAATACTGTCTGCATAACGAGCTTGAAAAGCTCTGTGATCTCGTCAGTCTGTTCCCCATTCCAAAGTTGCCGTCGAACGTACGAGTGACCACAGTCTGAAGCGCAGCAGGAACCTGCTTGTCGATAATCTGAACGTCTTGACTGAATCTATTCATGATCGATCCGCTGTCGGTTTCGGAGAAGTACCACAGTGGTGCACTGACATTCCATCAGTGTCATGAACGATCAGTGTTGACATTGCTGAAACACTCACCTCGAAACGATCCTCAACAGCCGCCGATGAAGTCGCAATCCAGACCGAGGAGCCACACGAATAAGCACCGACCACATCTGAACACTCGTTGAGCTCCAAGAAAGTGTCGAGATCATGATGTACCCAGCGACATAAAAGAATGTCTGCGTGCCATCGGATCCAGTCCACTGCTGAAGCCAGTACTGCGGGACCGTGATGAAGAAAGCATACAAGGCGGTGctgaggatgaagaagaatagaTCTGCGAGGTTCAAAGCGCGAAAGTAGTATGCTGGAGAGTGTTAGCATTGGCATCGGATACCCTCCACCGAGCAAGAGTACGTGGCGGCACTTACCATAGAGCGCCGCATCACCAGTATGCTGTGAGAAGTCTTGCTGGAGGCCACTCGGAGCTCCAGTTGCGAAATTGAACTTGGCACTTGTTATCGCCGGTGCTTTCTCTTCGGAACCTGGACTCCTGGTTCTGTCTGGAGCTGCGGAGAACTTTGCAACCGCTGCTGCATCTTTGCCGATACTGCTGCAAAGTCCTTGGTCGACGATAGTACCATTGCCGAGCACTACAACGTGATCTGCGAGGTCGAAGTATTGATCTTCGAATTTATGCGTTAGCAACTCCTCCCCGTGACCCTTGCGATTGTCATAGTTGATCCTACAGGAATTGGACACCAGAAATACCGTAGCCTTGATCTCACGGACAAGTCCCCCCGGTCCAAACAGATTTTGAAAGACAGCTTTCTCCGTCTCGCCATCCAGTCCGCTGAAGCagtcgtcgaggagaagcattGTTGGTCTTGCGAATAATGCTCGTGCCAGTGCCTGCCGTGAGTCAGTGTATGTTTAAACACCTAGCCGTAAATCGAGACCTACCACCCGCTGCCTCTGCCCACCAGACAGATTCATCCCGCGACTACCAATCGCAGTTTCATCTCCCTCCGGAAGGGCTTCGAAGTCGTGCGTCAGACAGCATGCCGCAATGACACAGTCGTACCACTTATCTGACTCCGACGGGACATCCTCGCTCGATCCGTGAATCGCTTCTCGAATCATACCGTTTGGCAACCACGGCTGCTGAGCGCAAAACCCCACCGAGCTAACGGACATCTCGATTCTGCCTTCAGATGGTTCCGTTTCGCCAAGGATGGTTCTCAGCAAAGACGTCTTACCACAGCTTGTAGGGCCTGAGAGGACCGTCAACGCCCCGGCCTTGACTTCGATATTCAAGTTGTTTAGGATTGTCGGACTGCGGCCAATCGCCACTTCATCAAGTCTAATTGCTGCATCCGAATAGCAATGTCCAACGACCTCTTCTCGATGTTCTTCGAGGACCGGCCTGAGAAGGAACTCTTGGATCCGGTCAAATCCCGCAAGCGTAGCCACTGCACGGGGTATAATGGTCATGACCATGTTCGCGGGATGTGTCACCATGCTCAaaatggcggtggtggaaaACGCGGCTGCAGTATCGAGACTCTCACCGCGGAGTTTTGTCATGATCGCATAAAGGACGAGGGTGATGGCCGGTGAAAAGATGCCGAGAGCGTTCGCTGCAACGGTATCAGCAGGCAAATGTAAaagtagacgaccgtctgCGTACCAGAGGCATTGTAAAGAACCATGACCCAACGAAGTTTCGACGCTGCTTCAAGCTCGGCAGACCGCAATTCCGCGATGCGCTTAACAAGGCTCGACTGAAATCCGAGCATCTTGACAATTTTCATGGAGCTCAACATGGAAGCTGTAGCTCCTAAACGGCGTTGGGTTGCTTCGTTCCAAGCTCGCTGGTAGGGCTTCAAATGACTGGCGACGTATCGACTGACATGCGAACATACTGTTTTGTGTTGTCAGTGCCTGTTGAGAGAGCATAGAAGTCCCGCACAAACGGTAGATGAGGACCAGAGACAGAGGCCAGATCCAGCCCACCTGCCTAGCCAAAAGTCCGAACCCAATCAAGACTTCGACAACTTGAGCCCAGGTTTCGTGGAACATCTCTCCGACAGAAGTGAGGCTCTCCACATCGTTACTGATCAGCGTAGTGACATCTCCACCGTCGAAGCTAGTGCTGGCAGAGTGGAGCACTTTCTCATGGATCAGTCCGACGAGAGCACTGTTGATTATCAGCTTCAATTTGTTCTGTCGATGACTATACATGGCTTTCGAAAGCTGTATGAAAGAGTCAGCTTCGTGCAACATGAACGGGAATCTAGCCATGCGTACTGCGAGGCTCGAATAAATGACCACTGCAAAGAAGACCAGCCAAGTGGCTTCAGTCCGTCCGGAGGAATTTACATAGTTCGCCGCATAGCGGATTGAGTACTGTATAAGAAGCGGTTGGCAGTATCGAAATGCAATCAGGAAAAGTCTTGGTGTGATGGGAGCGAGGAATTGCTTTCGCAAGCACTTCGTCAAGACCACGCGCAAGGTGGAGCCCGTCTCGAGCTTGTCTGTTCGTTGTCAGTCACATCAAGTAAGCGGATGGAAGGGCGTTCCTGCTCACCTCGTGCAGCCCATGCTCGGGATAATGCATTGCGAGTGGACTCTGGTCCCAAGTCTCTGTCAAGCTGTGGCAGATCTCGAATGGATGATTTCTTGCTCCGTCCACCAAAGGCGCCCACGTGTATCAACTCATACCAGCCGTTATAGGTCCATGATCGCAGCCTTTCGGAGGTCGAAAATGCTCCCAATGCGAGAGCAAGAGCGAGGCAGAGGAGAGCGCCAGGTTCAACCGGGAGAGTCTGCGATACAGTGGCCGTCATTTCCGAGCGATATGCACAACGAGCGAATGAGCATATTGGCGAATCCGACACGAAGATGTGGCATTGCAAAGCCAAGACGCAGGCGTGAAACTTGAAGTGAATCACAATGGGTCACAAACGACCTGCAGCTTTGGAGCCGGTCGGTTCATCAGGCCGAATCCGAATCCGAGAATTGCTGACTGCACCTGCCGGCTTCCGAACCGATCGCGTCTTCGTCATTACTTCGCTGCTCGTCTTCAACATTTTCCTGAAGACTTCATTACTATTGCCACCAACATCACCTTCCTGTGCGACAACTTTGACGAAGGAATACCGGAAAACACCCTCCCCATCTTCGCGACACGAACGATACGACCATGGGCTGGTTCTGGGCCGATTCGACCTCAACACCCGCCGCCCCTCATCCGATCCCTTCGAAGTCCTCCGCCACACCACCGCCAACATGTCCCATGCACAACAAATCCACCGCAGCGATGCTTCCTCCACCCGCACCGACACCAGCGACCGAAAGCGCATGTCCCTATAAACCACCCACCGATAACGactccccctcctcctcaacctcctccgcaTCACCCTCCTACATCTCGAAACTCAACCCTCTAAACTACATGCCACACTCCATCTCCAACGTTCGCGAAGCCGCCGAACAATCCGtctccctccctctctcccGCGAAACCTCCACAATTCCTCgcggcgacggcgaaggAACCTGGGAATACCCCTCACCACAACAGATGTACAACGCCATGCTACGGAAGGGCTACAACGACACACCCGCCGAGCACGTCGAAAGTATGGTAGCAGTACACAACTTCCTCAACGAAGGCGCATGGGATGAGATCCGAGGTTGGGAAGGACGATTCAACGCAGGCCTGGCAAAAGGATGGGAACGATGCGCgaaaggagaggaaggctaCGAGCGACAAATCATGATGGAGACAttacgacgaggacgagatgCGCCGGAAGAGCCAGCACCCAGTCTCGTACGCTTCACCGGCCGACCGAACGAACTCACTCCCAAAGCGAGGATGATGTCTGTCATGAGCAGGATATATCCCAGCGCATTCCCCGATAATCCACCTTTCGATCGACACGACTGGTTTGTGAGGAGGGTGGCGCCGGATGGACAGACCAAGGAGGTCAGGTATGTGATTGATTATTACAGTGGACCACCGGAGCCGACGGGCGAGCCGGTGTTCTTTTTGGATGTCCGGCCGGCCGTGGATGGACCGGTGAGTGCAgcggagaggatgatgaggtggGGTGGGGATGTGTGGTGGAGAGCGAGTGGAGGGAGTGTAAGGGAGGAGTTGGCGAGGCAGGGGAGGAAGTGATAAGCAGGACTGACGAAGGAGCTGGACGACGGGGAGGAAGTTTTATGATAACATCAATTGGAGGGACTGCACAGCATGGCGTTTGATGATATCCTGCATTCGTCGTTTTGGGAACAGGCATGATGATTATGTGGTATGTGTACAAACTCGACTCGGCACATCTTTTCTTCCGGCGGCTGTCCTTTCGCATTACTATCAGTGCTACGGCTTTCTTCTTACAGGTTTGCAACTATACGCTCATCATCTCATCTGCTACAAGAACAGCGCAGCTGCGGTAATACTTCACGCAGCTCAAAACCACCGACACCCACTCCCGTCCCGCCCTGAGACATCTCAACGCCACAAGCGGGAAATTCAAGCTCGTCTGACTTCGATGGTTCTCCCGTGACCCAGACACATGCCGAAGTGAAAAAGGACATCACCTCGCCACTTCGACAGCAAAAGCCACACCTGCAAAATGTCACCCATTCACTCCAACAAATACGATGATCATCCCTGGCTTTGGAGTGCGATAACATGTCACTTTCAGGGGATGATGTACAGGATCTCACGAGATCCCAAATCCGAAGGAGGAATCgacggcggaggtggagcggGTCCGCGTCCAGTCGCAGCGAGGTGCTGGATTTAGAACGAATCCAGAAGCGGACTCAAGACCAACATAAGTCGCCCTCGCAGTCGGAAGCCAGCGTCCAGCCTCGAGCAGAACCACAGCTTCGAACCCAGGACATTCCTGCCGAAGGCTCCATACCGCTGCAACCGCCGCCGGGCATGAACCTCCCCTTCCGCCTCCGCTCGCAAATCCAAGAACAGGCCTCCATCGCGCTCGCCTCTCAAAGCACAGATCTCACGACACCCCAGTCTGTACCTCCCTCCCTCGGCCTACACAGTCCGACTTCAGCATCACCACCCAGCACACTCTCCGGCTACGAAGCAGATATCAGCTTCCATCCTTTCCCACCTCGTCCCGATTCAGGATCGCAACCCTCGTCTCGAATTGATGGTCGGGCCAGGACTGCGGACAAGCCGCCAGTATGTGAAGCTTGTCGACGATTCTTCTGTTTCGGCGGGCGAAATTGCCCTCATAGACAGAACGAGGCGCGACCGTCTCGGCTGGAGAGATTAGAGACGACATCGAGTTTGGGTCTTTCGGATGACGATCAGGTTGGCTGAATGAAGCAGTGATCGACACTGTGGGGTTCGGGCGTCTGAttctcatcttcttcgccgctgTTGCCAGTGCGATGGCTCAGGAGGTGGCTGGGCCGAGTGCGGTCGGCAGTGGGAGGGATGGTAGCGGACGGAGGAGGCTGCATCTGCATGGCAATCAGCTCAAGGTCTCTCCTCAGAGTGTCATGATGAAAGCCTTCAAGTCGGAATCTGTTCGAGTCCGAAGAGCTGTGGGACTGTTTCAAGTCAGTAGACACGTCGTCAAGTGCGCAGTCATGGCTTCAGGCGGCACTTTTGACAGGTAGGAGATCGTGCTCGTTTGGGATGGCGACGGGAAGACTTGGTATTGGGAGAGATACTACGGTACTGCAGTATCGATCGATCCGCCGCTTTTGTCCGGCTTCCAGCCTCGCATCAGTGTCCACTCCCCCTCTGCCTTACTCTCCTCCACTCTCTCCTccattcctcctccatcttctccttcccagACCGCTCCTATCACCCTCTTCAAGAACACACCATCACTCCCTGCTTGTTATAGCCGCAAGCTCCGTCGAACGTCCTGCATGGATAGTCCTAGGAGGGAAAAATTCAGCGAGATCGATGCGGTATCAATGATATGTCGTCCGAGGGAGACATAACATCCGACGGCAAGACAGGAGGAACGTACGACGTCGCAGCCTACGTAGTTGACCTTGCCCTTCACGCTGAGGTTGCAGAGACCGGACCTGCATTTCTGCATGGGAGTGTTCGTAGAGCGAGGTCAGGAGGGAAAATGAGATGCGGCGGGCAAGGTAAAGAGCGGTGGGCGAGGTGAAGAGCGGTAGTGAAAAAGAGCATTAAAGAGGACAATGGCGTACATGAGCGAATGCAACAGCAGCCATCATGGAAAAGACGGCGGAGAGCTTGATGAACTGCATGTTTGTCGATGTTTTGTTGGTGTTGGGTGTTGATGCGACTTCGAAGATTGGTCTGAAGTTGagggaagaaagagaaaTCGTTCGGAGAAGTGTCAGATCTTTATGCGTGTCCTCATATCAGCACTGCAGGCTGGTGGTGGCCCGAAGTCTGCTCGATGCCTTCCAAGGACTGCGGGTTGCCTCCCCATCTCGCATCACACGACGACTTCAAGATGACAGGCGTAAGATTGCAGAATAATCAAAACTCAAAGCAGCAGGACCCTATCGCACGACACGCCATCCGTGCACGCGGGATCTGAGTGGCCGTCTCGTTCAGGATGTTGGTTCAAAGCTTCTTTACCGGATGTAACCTGCGCAATCACTTTCTGGGGTCTGGGTACCGCAGGCCCGCAAGCTTATGCCCAAGATTAACAGCGTTCAGGGAAGACAAATTGTCGAGGGAATTGCCGTCGACGAACCCCAGCGTTAAGTGCTTACATACCCTAGCTACTTCGGCGCCTCGTGCAGCTATTAAAACCCCACTACTTCCCCGAGCCCTAGCAATCCCAATCGAGCCCCTAGCTTAATTAATATTAAATGCTAGTATATAAATTTTAATTAATTCTTCGCACTAGAGCCTCCGGCGGCTAAATAGTTCTACCTAAGCGCTCGCCGCTACGGGCAGGGGTATATGCCTTACGTACTCGGGTATTATACGCCTGTCGCTGTCCTCGTAAGCTCGGGCTCCTTAGTACTTACTTTCCTCGTTGTTCGCTTTACTCGTTACCTCGTAAAGGCTTATAACTTCGGCTTACTTATCTAAATTAAATTCGATTAAAGCTAACCGACTTAGCTATAGCGTAGGGCTCGACCGGGCTAGCTAGGGCTCGGGGAAGTACTAGGGCTATTAATACTCCCGCCGATAGAGCATTCGCTAGAAACGAGATAAGAATATAAAGTCGAGAATTAAGATaggaagagagaggaatTAGGTCGGCTATTATGTCCTTTTATAGCgtattagtatattagaGTAGTTACCGTCTAAACCTTATCTAGAGGGTAAATAGCCTATAGAATAAGTAACTACTCCgatatactaatatactataaacGATACGTATACCTTAGAGCTATTTACCCGCCTAATAGAACTAACGTCTAACGTAAAGGAATTCTAGCGGTAGTAGATAGTTAGagatattatatatactatagatcGAAGGCGACTTAATAAATATAAAGTATACTacttattaatatatagtataataaagTTAAGAAATAAATTAAAGCCGATCCGGATAGCCCGTAGCCCGTAGCCCGTAAAGTAGTGTCGGAGTAGGATATTAATACTAGAATTAACGTCTTACTATAAATATTAGGTAGATTATTACTTCTTCGAATAGCGTAGTACCTAACTACCGGTCGTAGGCTCTCTAggtcgccgcgagctttAATATAGTTTTACGCTACCTCTAAAATTTATTTAGTATCCGTACTTTCTTAATATAAGTTACAAAGGTAGGCTAAAACTATATTAAAGCTCGCGGCAACCTAGGGAGCCTATAACTAGTAGTCGGGCGCTACGCTATTCGAAGAGGGACAATTTAAAGAAATTTAGAGCCCTAGAACGAAATATTAATTATTACGCGTAGCGTAATATAAAGTTGTAGGTAGTTAGCTAAAAACTATTTTAGCCGCTACTCGCGTCTAATTAGTCGCTTAATTCTATAAGCGCCTTAGTATTATAtctacctccgccgaatactaataatcggcatctaatcccctaccttaatagtatatatacccctactaaggccttttaagcttatttaagctagattgcgcctatataatctatatagcctataaagaggcgaaggaggaacTCGAGGTATAAGAATATATAGAATcccctccttccgagagagtattaAATTAAGTCTattctaaagtaatttatactactactctattcttaactataCCTTTTATATACGATTTAATCTACCCTATAGTATAACAAATTACTTCTAAGATAACTTCGTCTCGTTCTAGCCTATCCGGGAGTAAAAGtacctattactatataaaCGAACCTACTAATAACCCGGAtactatagaaacctctacctagACTACTATTAGTAACGATAAAGACGCCGAACGTAGGCCTAAAGACCTagaagaacctatcgggcaCTAGGATACTACTAACGTAGGCGAGGAAGAACTAgagaaccctctataggaagaaGATATCCTacctaagggagaagaagataatattaataaacaaatccgtaaagaagaggccgctacTACTAGATAAGAGCGCCTTCTCTAGCTTAGCCTCCTTTAGGTATATAATAGAGCTATAAGGAACTATATCGCCTAGGTATAGGACGGGTCTATTCCTACTATCTTACCTAATATCTTAAtttagctatctatccctaagaatGCTCTTCTAAAGGCTCGGAATCCTTATATCTTTAAGGGAAAGAACTACGCTAACTAGGAATAGTAATAGGAAAATATTAACTAAGTAATTAACCgagctagtatagctactaataaggaaaagatagaattcgctaaagaatagatagcgagACTCTAAAAGTAGTACTAGAAGCGTTACCTACTCGATAAGGTACCTATCTAGCTAATATAGAAcgatatatagcttataatactagattctataggtacgAAGGACGAACGtacctaaagagctatagataatattaaagaggctaaatagGGTAATAGGACCCTAACtaggctaataaactacctaaagGAATAGTAGAATAAGATTAGTTATACCGATATCCCTAgaataatctataaatttaagggagctcttaccctAGTAGTTAGAAATAGGCTCGAATAGagctaagttacccttataatccttatagatacggaggaacgagctaatatattatactaatagatataggaatttaataAAAAGCATTTAGCGAAGACTTTTATTAATAAAACTAATAGTAGGCGCCTAAATAAAAACAATAAGCCTCTAagtaggctaagaaggcCTAAATTCCCTTAAAGGCGGCTACTAACGAGAAATTATCTACTACCTACTAGATATATAGTAAAGAGGGCTACTAgcgctaggaatgccctaatAAGAACTAGTTaggaaaagggagagcctatagtagatctcctctaatCGCTATaggttaagtctagtacttagaggcctagAAAAAGGCTACTAAGCTAAGGGAAATTACCTAAACTATAGGGGAAGGgcttatacgccttaaagtagagataTAGGGTCCCGATAGGACTAAGACTCTCTAAGTACTACTTAATTATAGGGCGTAAAGTAACTTTATAGATaatatagtagctaaagagctaggcctaagccccgagttagggtaaacggcctaatacgtagtactaaacggctagaggTTAGCTATTTAGGGAGAATGCTATATTCTATTTAAAGTAATAGATAC encodes:
- a CDS encoding putative ABC transporter (ABC transporter, ABC-C family, MRP type. TC3.A.1.208.These transporters mainly transport conjugated compounds and can be involved in metal resistance. Located in region harbouring a.o. 2 putative multicopper oxidases, a PKS, a CytP450 monoxygenase, a monoxygenase.. ...); the encoded protein is MTATVSQTLPVEPGALLCLALALALGAFSTSERLRSWTYNGWYELIHVGAFGGRSKKSSIRDLPQLDRDLGPESTRNALSRAWAARDKLETGSTLRVVLTKCLRKQFLAPITPRLFLIAFRYCQPLLIQYSIRYAANYVNSSGRTEATWLVFFAVVIYSSLALSKAMYSHRQNKLKLIINSALVGLIHEKVLHSASTSFDGGDVTTLISNDVESLTSVGEMFHETWAQVVEVLIGFGLLARQVGWIWPLSLVLIYLCSHVSRYVASHLKPYQRAWNEATQRRLGATASMLSSMKIVKMLGFQSSLVKRIAELRSAELEAASKLRWVMVLYNASANALGIFSPAITLVLYAIMTKLRGESLDTAAAFSTTAILSMVTHPANMVMTIIPRAVATLAGFDRIQEFLLRPVLEEHREEVVGHCYSDAAIRLDEVAIGRSPTILNNLNIEVKAGALTVLSGPTSCGKTSLLRTILGETEPSEGRIEMSVSSVGFCAQQPWLPNGMIREAIHGSSEDVPSESDKWYDCVIAACCLTHDFEALPEGDETAIGSRGMNLSGGQRQRVALARALFARPTMLLLDDCFSGLDGETEKAVFQNLFGPGGLVREIKATVFLVSNSYQYFDLADHVVVLGNGTIVDQGLCSSIGKDAAAVAKFSAAPDRTRSPGSEEKAPAITSAKFNFATGAPSGLQQDFSQHTGDAALYAYYFRALNLADLFFFILSTALYAFFITVPQYWLQQWTGSDGTQTFFYVAGYIMISTLSWSSTSVQMWSVLIRVAPRSGLRLHRRLLRIVSSAPLWYFSETDSGSIMNRFSQDVQIIDKQVPAALQTVITELFKLVMQTVLLSTTGTWLTFSLLACMPVVYYIQRAYLQTSRQLRALELEAKAAVTSNFSETVEGIETIRAFDWTNAARRANIKAIDTAQRPELALLDLQRWLNLILDLLSGSIAIGVVSMAVSLRETVSGAQIGIALNSMLVVSSTLLKLVESWTTLETSMGAVGRLMELEETVPAEEGEGQDVQVMKAWSVEGRIEFRHVTVAYSSDMVALRKVNLTIEARQKVIVCGRTGSGKSTTLLALLRLLPLQSGKLLIDGVDITTVSLDHLRQRAFITVSQDPLIFVDEATRFNLDPDDLSSDSTIIEALSKTGLLSHFRSADDAPTSSFLHKPLSAFPTLSTGQRQLFALTRALIKAKTLRTQTGSRPIVLLDEITASLDTATEQTIYRLIEEEFSGKRHTVVMITHRVVGLEKWMVEGRGCVVVLGDGTVERIRKAVGMGQEM